One Rhinoraja longicauda isolate Sanriku21f chromosome 19, sRhiLon1.1, whole genome shotgun sequence genomic window, aaatttgaggaaggacattcttactattgagggagtgcagcgtaggttcaccagattaattcccggaatggcgggactgtcgtacgttgaaagactggaggggctaggcttgtatacgctggaatttagaaggatgagaggggttctcattgaaacatatgattatcaagggattggacacgttagaggcaggactcatgttcccaatgttgggggagtccagaacatggggccacacacacagtctaagaataaaggggaggccatttaaaactgaagtgggaataaactttttcacccagagaatttgttgttaatttgtggaattatctgccgcagagggcagtggaggccaaatcgctggatggatttaagagagagttagatagagctctaggggctagtggaatcaaggatactcgagcactttgtgtccatctttggtgtagactagcatctgcagttaacttcctgctctccagagatgctgcctgacccgaaacgtcacccattccttctctccagagatgctgcctgacccgaaaccgcacccattccttctctccagagatgctgcctgacccgctgagattctccagcactttgtgtctatctttggtgtgaaccagcatctgccgttaattgcctgttctccagagatgctgcctgacccgaaacatcacctattccttcatgtcatatgaggaaagattggacagactaggcttgtattcactggagtttagaaggatgagagggggatcttatagagatgtacaaaattacaaaaggactggacaagctagatgcaggaaaaatgttcccaatgttaggggagtccagaaccaggggccacacagtctaagaataaaggggaggctatttaaaactgaggtgagaagaaactttttcacccagagaatttgttgttaatttgtggaattctctgccacagagggcagtggaggccaaatcactggatggatttaagagagagttagatagagttctaggggctagtggaatcaagggatatggggagaaggcaggcacgggttattgattgtggatgatcagccatgatcacaatgaatggcggtgcgtacaggctcgaagggccgaatgtcctcctcctgcacctattgttttctctgtttatcccacacacactgggggacatttTGCAGTTTTTAACCGTAGCCAAATGGAGCTgcgaaacccgcacgtctttggagcgtggggggggaaccggagcacccggagaaaacccgcgcaggtcacggggagaaggtgcaaacaccgtacagagtGGGACCCGGGTCTGTGGCAACGCCGCCGGTGTGGACGTACGGGAGGACTGACCTTGGGGTGAAGGCGGTCGATGGCATCGCAGGGCCGCATTTGGCAGAGCCGGCTTTCCTCCTGTCGTCGGCACTGCGTGTTGTTGCTGCTGATCCGTGTGGACACGCCAATGTCACAGGTGACCGTGCAGGGCGACCACTCGGTAACGTGAGGACGGCAGCCGCCGCCGCCCTGCCCGCTGCGATACCGCGACCAGGACCGGGAGCCACCCCGCCTCGCTGCGTTACGGAACAGAGCCGTCAGTAACAgggacacgcacacacgcacgcacgcagacacacatgcacgcacgcacgcacacacacgcacgcacacacacgcacacatacgtacgcACACATACGCACGCGCAGACACAGACactcgcacgcacgcacacgcacgcacgcacacgcacgcacacacacacccccccacacacgcgcacacgcacacacccacgcgcgcacacgcacgcTCGCACACACataccagcacacacacacacacacgtttaaTTATCATCTGCACCGAgcaagagagtcatagagtgatacagcgtggaaacaggcccttcagcccaacttgcccacaccggccaacaatgtcccagctacactagtcccacctgcccgcactgggtccatatccctccaaacctgtcctatccatgtacctgcctaactgttgtTATAGTGTCTGCcagaactatttcctctggccgggtgtgtgtgtgtgtgtgtgtgtgtgtgtgtgcgtgtgtgtgtgtgtgagagagtgcgtgtgtgagagagagtgtgtgtgtgtgtgtgtgtgcgagtgagtgtgtgtgtgtgagagtgcgtgtgtgtgtgagtgtctgtgtgtgtgagagtgcgtgtgtgtgtgtgtgggtgtgtgagagtgcgtgtgagagtgcgtgtgtgtgtgtgtgtgtgtgggtgtgtgtgtgtgtgtgtgagagtgtgagagtgcgtgcgagtgtgagagtgcgtgagtgtgtgtgggtgtgtgtgtgtgtgagagagtgcgtgtgtgagagagagtgtgtatgtgtgtgtgtgtgtgtgtgcgagtgtgtgtgggtgtgtgtgagtgtgtgtgtgtgggtgtgtgtgagagagtgtgtgtgtgtgtgtgtgagagtgagtgtgtgagagtgcgtgtgtgtgtgtgtggggtgtgtgtgtgtgtgtgtgtgtgcgcgtgcgtgcgtgcatgcgtgtgtgtgtgtgtgtgtgtgtgtctgtgtgtgtgagagtgcatgtgtgtgtgtgtgggtgtgtgagagtgcgtgtgagagtgcgtgtgtgtgtgtgtgtgtgcgagtgtgtgtgagtgtgtgagagtgtgtgtgtgtgtgtgagtgtgtgtgagtgtgtgtgtgtgtgtgcgtgtgtgtgtgtgcgcgtgcgtgtgtgcgtgtgtgtgtgtgtgtgcgcgtgcgtgcatgcgtgtgtgtgtgcacgtgcgtgcgtgcgtgtgtgtgtgtgtgtgtgcgtgcgtgcgtgcgtgcgtgcttgcgtgcgtgcatgcatgtgtgtgcgtgcgtgcgtgcatgtgtgcgtgtgcgtgcgtgtgtgcgtgtgcgtgcgcgtgtgcgtgtgtgtgtgcgcgtgcgtgtgtgtgtgtgtgtgtgtgcgcgtgtgtgtgtgcgtgtgtgcgcgtgtgtgtgtgtgtgcacgtgcgtgcgtgcgtgtgtctccGTCTGACAAAGTTGGCGATAGTTTAATATGGTAGCGGTTGTGTTTGCAGACGGCCGACACGGGCAGTTCATGATTTGATCGGGTCACTACTTTGTAcgtttgttttgttttggaacAAAGtatttgtgtgtaaaaaaataaccCCCCTTGCAAATCCCCCCAATATTCCTGAACCccgtgacacccccccccccacacactccccccgctcctccccccacacaccttcccccccccacacacctttcccccccccacaccttcccccccgcgccctccccgtgtcctgccgaccgtggtgggagaggggggtgcgAGAGACCGGGCCCCGAACGCGCCGACCCGCTCACCTCTGCACACCCCACGACTGCGGTCCCGCCCCGCGGACGTCTGGCAGCGGAGTCCCGTCGCGCACGGCCTCCGGGCGCCGCACTTCTCGTTCAACATGGCGGCACAGACCTGGCAACATGAGCACCCGTCCAAAACAAGCGGCACCCCCGCCCGGCAACGCTGAGGCCACGGGCAACGGCAAACATCCGGGCAACTCACCTgtgggcgagggagagggagagagagagagggagagaaagagggagagagagagagagagagagagagagagagaggcagagagggggagagagagggagagagagagagaggggagagagagggagagagagaggggagagggagggagagagagggagagagggagggagagagagagagagggggagagagagagggggagagggggagagagagagagagagagagagggtgagggggacggagagggagggagagggagagggagagagagagagagagggagagagagaggcggagagagggagagagagaaagagagagagagaggggagggggaaggggagagagagaggggagagggagagagggagagagaggcagagaggggaggagagagagggagagagagaaagagagagagagaggggagggggagagagagaggggagagtcagagagggagagggagggggagagagacattagacaacagacaatagaattccacagattcaccaccctcaggcttcaccattcctcctcatctcctctctaaagatacaatagacaataggtgcaggaggaggccattcggcccttcgagcctgtacgcaccgccgttcaatgtgatcatggttgatcattctcaatcagtaccccgttcctgccttctccccataccccctgactccgctatctttaagagctctatctagctctctcttgaaagcattcagagaatcggcctccactgccttttgaggcagagaattccacagattcacaactctctgggtgaaattgtttttcctcatctccgttctaaatggcctagcccttattcttaaactgtgtgtggcccctggttctggactcccccaacatcgggaacatgtttcctgcctctaacgtgtccaaccccttaataatcttgtttgtttcaataagatcccctctcatccttctaaattccagtgtatacaagcccagtcgctccagtctttcaacatatgacagtcccgccattccgggaattaaccaggtgaacctacgctgcacgccctcaatagcaagaatgtccttcctcaaatttggagaccaaaactgcacacagtactccaggtgcggtctcactagggccctcttctacagccaacaatggagcattgtgggctccaccttgccTTGGTCATCTGATTTGTTCGGAATCTTTCCACACCTCCCTCgagtttcccctcctcccctgactctcagtctgaagaagggtctcgaacccgaaacgccccccattccttctctccagaaatttcaagctcgaaagggttcagagaagacgtacgaggatgttgccaggactagagggtgtgagctacagggagaggttggggcaggctgggtctctattccatggagcgcaggaggatgaggggagatcttacagaggtgtacaaaatcacgagaggaatagaccgggtagacgcacagagtctcttgcccagagtaggggaatcgaggaccagaggacatggtgaaggagaaaagatttaataggaatttttccacacagagggtggtgggtgtgtggaacgagctgccagaggaggtagttgaggctgggactatcccatcgtttaaggaacagtcggacaggtacatggacagggcaggtttggagggatgtgggccaagcgcgggcaggtgggactagtgtagctgggacattgttggccggtgtgagcgagttgggcctgtttccaccctgtgtaTCACTCTGCGACTCTACGCTacccgtcccgccgagttacccCGGCCCTTTTTTAACCGCGAGTCCGTCGCGCCCCCTTACCTCTTTTTTGGCGAGCACCACGGGTCCCAGGAGGACGATCGCCCAGCACAGAGCCGCGGCCGGCAGGGTGAGGGTAAGCGGGCGCGAACCCAGCACGAAACCGAGCGCATCCTTCGTCCCACGAGGCCGCATCGTTGCCCGAGACGCGCACGGACGGGCGGGAGAGGAACCCGGCGCTCCTGAGAGGAAACCGCGGGGTAGTCGCTGAACGCCGGCTGAAACGACTCAGAATCTCAACGAGGCGCTTGAAATCTCCAGGCGAAATCCTCACGGGTTTTCACGGGGGGAAGACGGGATCTCGGAGACGGGCTCTCGGAGACAGGCGATCCTTGGCCCGGCAAATCGACGAGCGTCACACGCTGGGTGCGGGGATGAAGGTGAGCCTGAGAGTCGGGATAGCGAAGCTCTGCGCTCTGACGGTCGATAAGCTCGCTGCGTGCACACATTTATactattcttcccccccccccacccccctccgtcCTTCCGTCCGTACAAGGTGGTGCAACAGATAGACCCAGTTTTAGAGTTCTTGAAACTGCGATGACTTGGCATTGTTGTGGTCGGCTTCTAGGAATCGCTCCCAGAGACGTTTCTGAGGATCGTGGGGCCGCCGACAAAGGGTCTCGGCCCCCCCGCCGCCCCGAAAACAGTCGCccgcaccttctctccagagatgctgcccgtcccgctgagttactccagcattttgtgtatctaccttctctccagagatgctgcccgtcccagttgtacaggtccctagtgagagcgcacctggagtactgtgtgcagttttggtctaatttgaggaaggacatccttgtaattgaggcagtgcagcgtaggttcacgagattgatccctgggatggcgggactgtcatatgagaaaagattgaaaagactgagcttatattcattggagtttagaaggatgagaggggcctgcaaaatggcggcgctgccatagcagctgcggtccatttgtcttgtgtttttgttgtttttgttgtcttaattgtagttgtgatgtggtgtttttgtgtttgtgtactgtgtgtatatgtgggggggagggggggaactgtaacattgtaaatatgtatcccttccgaacggagacccgacctttgttttctgggccgtgtctccgttccatctgcggcctaccatcggcccaactcctggagctggcggcctccagggctctggttcgcagagcccgcggatcggacttaccaccaccggagccggccgtcttcggaggctgcgggagcggctgcgactcgccttaggctcgggccgcgtggatgccgacatcgggagctccagcagcggcagcgggttcgcccgccccgggtcgcggggcttgggtcgaggacatttcaccgtccggcgcggcctaagatatgccgcgggatatttctctgctgggcgggggcttcaatgtcgggagccacgaccgccccgacgtgcagcaacagcggcagcagcagcgtgttcgcccgccccggatcggacttatcatcggcggagccggccgtcttcggaggctgcgggagcggctgcgacgcgacgcgccttgggcttggcccgctgtggaccgtccggtgcggcctgcaaccacaacaacctggctgcgggcgaggacagcaggagaagggaaagacattgtggccttccatcacagtgaggagaggagaggactggaggaggagactcactgtgatggatgtttcttttttgtgtgtttttggggttgggtaattttaatgcctatttaatgcttttattgttggactgtgttttgggggttttggggttgtgtaatttgaatgcctatttaatgcttttattgttggactgtgggtgaccgaatttcgtccaatattggatgacaaataaagctatcttgatcttgatcttgatcttgatcttgatcttgatcttatagacacatatcaaattataaaaggactggacaagctagatgcaggaagtatattcttgctcttgagggcgtgcagcgtaggtttaccaggttaattcccggaacagcgggactgtcatatgttgaaagactggagcgactgggcttgtatgcactggaatttagaaggatgagagaagatcttatcgaaacatgtaagattattaaggggttgggcacattggaggcaggaaacatgttcccaatgttgggggagtccagaaccaggggccacagtttaagaataaggggtaggccatttagaacgcagatgaggaaaaaccttttcagtcagagagttgtgaatctgtggaattctctgcctcagaaggcagtggaggccaattctctgaatgcattcaagagagagctagatagagctcttaaggatagcggagtcatggggtatggggagatggcaggaacgggatactaattgagaatgatcagccatgatcacattgaatgg contains:
- the LOC144602682 gene encoding CCN family member 2-like, giving the protein MRPRGTKDALGFVLGSRPLTLTLPAAALCWAIVLLGPVVLAKKEVSCPDVCRCPWPQRCRAGVPLVLDGCSCCQVCAAMLNEKCGARRPCATGLRCQTSAGRDRSRGVCRARRGGSRSWSRYRSGQGGGGCRPHVTEWSPCTVTCDIGVSTRISSNNTQCRRQEESRLCQMRPCDAIDRLHPKRGGGCLKTYKEKVPRPFVYNGCTSVNEYRPKYCGMCHDRRCCVPSESRSTRVRFQCPGVESMVVTVAKVKRCACTRPQGAVASCAGPPAGSHNRTRRSLQDLAPPPLQG